Proteins found in one bacterium genomic segment:
- the gyrB gene encoding DNA topoisomerase (ATP-hydrolyzing) subunit B — protein sequence MAEQQKKTGAYDASHITVLEGMQAVRKRPAMYIGDTSVRGLHHLVYEVVDNSIDEALAGYCTNVQVRLNADGSCTINDNGRGIPVDMHPTEKRPAVEVALTVLHAGGKFDNDSYKVSGGLHGVGVSCVNALSEWLEVEVRRDGQIYHQRYERGVPVSKLETIGKTRGTGTKITFLPDTQIFTASIKFEWDILANRLRELAFLNGGIEIHFSQEEPAREEMFKFKGGVVEFVEYLNRSKVAIHPKVISFVKEKDKIEVEIAFQYTDTYTETMLCFANNINTIEGGTHLSGFRSALTRTVNAYAKANKLIKEDKENLSGDDIREGMTAVISVKLPGPQFEGQTKTKLGNSEVEGIVASVVNDELASYLEEHPPVARRIIEKALLSARARDAARKARDLTRRKGALDSAALPGKLADCSERDPALCELYLVEGDSAGGSAKQGRNREFQAILPLRGKVLNVEKARLDKILNNNEIRTMVTAIGAGIGQDEFDVTKVRYHKIIIMTDADVDGSHIRTLLLTFFYRQMPKLIESGYVYLAQPPLYKVSRKKREEYIDTDETLTRKLLELGAEDMTLKVNRNKTLETNELMALLELLLQTEQASKSLARKGIKFEDYLAKRSKLGVFPRYYVTIGKGETAEHHFVTTDEELKTLREEVERKLGEQLEIFSENGHSAPAQGSSAFRIQELYVANSLAKVMGAIEKKGFSMEQFSLQEKPLFTLKDSDDVETPVVSLPNLLEVIREFGRKGLSIQRYKGLGEMNPEQLYETTMNPDKRRLLKVVQEDAVKADEIFTILMGDEVEPRRKFIEDNALNVQNLDI from the coding sequence ATGGCTGAACAACAAAAAAAGACCGGGGCCTACGATGCCTCCCATATCACTGTTTTAGAGGGCATGCAGGCCGTTCGAAAACGGCCGGCAATGTACATAGGTGACACTTCGGTCCGCGGTTTGCATCACCTGGTTTATGAGGTGGTTGATAACTCCATTGATGAGGCGTTGGCCGGGTATTGTACGAATGTTCAGGTTCGGTTGAATGCGGACGGTTCCTGCACGATTAATGACAATGGTCGTGGAATTCCGGTAGATATGCATCCGACGGAGAAACGACCGGCGGTGGAAGTGGCCCTGACGGTTCTGCATGCCGGTGGTAAGTTTGATAACGACAGCTACAAGGTCTCCGGTGGTTTGCACGGGGTAGGCGTATCCTGCGTCAACGCACTGAGCGAGTGGCTGGAAGTGGAAGTGCGGCGTGATGGGCAGATCTATCATCAGCGCTATGAGCGCGGGGTGCCGGTTTCGAAGTTGGAAACCATTGGCAAGACGCGTGGCACGGGCACGAAGATCACGTTTCTGCCGGATACTCAGATATTTACCGCATCTATCAAGTTTGAATGGGATATTTTAGCGAACCGTCTGCGTGAGTTGGCGTTTTTGAATGGCGGGATTGAAATTCACTTCTCCCAGGAAGAACCTGCGCGGGAGGAGATGTTCAAATTCAAAGGTGGCGTGGTGGAATTTGTTGAGTATTTGAACCGCAGCAAAGTGGCGATTCACCCCAAGGTTATTTCCTTTGTCAAAGAGAAGGATAAAATTGAGGTGGAGATTGCGTTCCAGTATACCGACACCTATACCGAGACGATGCTATGCTTTGCCAATAACATCAATACCATTGAGGGCGGCACGCATCTAAGCGGCTTCCGTTCGGCGTTGACGCGTACCGTCAACGCCTACGCCAAGGCTAATAAGCTGATCAAAGAGGACAAGGAAAACTTGTCGGGTGATGATATCCGCGAAGGCATGACGGCGGTGATCAGTGTCAAGTTGCCTGGTCCGCAGTTTGAAGGACAGACCAAAACCAAGTTGGGTAACAGTGAGGTCGAAGGGATTGTGGCGTCAGTGGTGAATGACGAACTGGCGTCCTATCTTGAAGAGCATCCCCCTGTGGCGAGGCGGATCATTGAAAAGGCGCTTCTGTCGGCTCGTGCCAGGGATGCGGCCCGTAAGGCCCGTGACTTGACCCGTCGTAAAGGCGCACTGGACTCTGCCGCGTTGCCTGGCAAGCTGGCCGACTGTTCCGAGCGTGATCCCGCCTTGTGCGAGTTGTACCTGGTTGAGGGTGATAGTGCCGGTGGTTCGGCCAAACAGGGCCGAAATCGTGAATTCCAGGCTATTCTTCCCCTGCGCGGTAAAGTGCTGAACGTGGAGAAGGCGCGGCTGGATAAGATCCTGAATAACAACGAAATCCGGACCATGGTGACCGCCATTGGCGCGGGGATCGGGCAGGATGAATTTGATGTCACCAAGGTGCGGTATCACAAGATCATTATCATGACCGATGCTGACGTTGACGGGTCGCACATCCGGACCCTGTTACTGACATTCTTCTATCGTCAGATGCCAAAGCTGATCGAAAGTGGCTATGTATATCTGGCCCAGCCGCCCCTGTACAAGGTGAGCCGCAAAAAGCGCGAGGAGTACATTGATACCGATGAGACCCTGACCCGCAAATTGCTGGAGTTAGGTGCTGAGGATATGACGCTCAAGGTCAATCGCAATAAAACGCTTGAGACCAATGAGTTGATGGCGTTGCTGGAGTTGTTGCTGCAGACGGAGCAGGCGTCGAAGAGTCTGGCGCGCAAGGGAATTAAGTTTGAGGATTATCTAGCCAAGCGCAGCAAACTGGGTGTCTTTCCCCGCTATTACGTGACCATAGGTAAGGGTGAGACAGCCGAGCATCATTTTGTGACGACGGATGAAGAGCTAAAAACCCTGCGTGAAGAGGTGGAGCGGAAGTTGGGCGAGCAACTCGAAATTTTTTCCGAAAACGGCCATTCTGCGCCAGCCCAGGGCAGTTCGGCCTTCCGTATCCAGGAGCTGTATGTGGCCAATTCCCTGGCCAAGGTGATGGGCGCCATAGAGAAGAAAGGCTTTTCCATGGAGCAGTTCAGTCTGCAGGAAAAGCCGCTTTTTACGCTGAAAGATTCGGACGATGTGGAAACCCCGGTCGTCTCGCTGCCGAATCTATTGGAAGTGATCCGTGAGTTCGGGCGCAAAGGGCTCTCCATCCAGCGTTATAAAGGTTTGGGAGAAATGAATCCTGAGCAGCTTTATGAAACCACCATGAATCCTGATAAGCGGAGATTGCTCAAGGTGGTGCAGGAGGATGCCGTGAAGGCCGACGAAATCTTTACCATTCTGATGGGGGATGAAGTTGAGCCACGCCGTAAATTTATTGAGGACAATGCCCTGAACGTTCAGAATTTGGATATCTAA